In Coffea arabica cultivar ET-39 chromosome 9e, Coffea Arabica ET-39 HiFi, whole genome shotgun sequence, the genomic window CATAAATCATTTCCTTTTTGACAAGTCTTGTCGAAAATGTCCGTGACAGATAGGATAGGAGGGCCCTCGACAttttttagcaatcattgaaggTCCAAGAAGAAAACAatcaaaagaaagagaaacacgTGGTGCTTGTCTTTCTACGAATCTTTTCCAATCTCTTCAGCTTTCCAGTGGACAAGAAAGAAATTCAATTATATAACCATTGGCATTTCTAGTTTCAGCTCATCCTCTTCAACAGAGCAGAGAGCACAGTCCACCTCTCTTTCAGCTACGTTACCAGCAGCATAGCCACATTTATCGTAGCTTCAAAAGATTTGAGAAAGTAGTCTATGGAAACCAACATGAGATATCCCGAGATCATATCAGCTCTTCCCAAAAGAGAAGGCATAGATCCCTCCTTGGACTTCTATGAATACCAAggtttttggttccctttagTCTACTTAGAAGCAACCATCACTCTCCAGGAACATTTCAAGGCTAATCCCGAGGACATCTTTTTGTGCAGCTTTGTCAAAACAGGTACCACATGGCTCAAGGCCTTGGCTTTTTCCATCTTAACGAGAGATCGTTTTATGCAATCCCCAAACCCTCTGCTTAATACCGTTCCGCATGAATGCTTTCCACATATGGAAGTTGATCTTGGCGACGATCCTTCTTACAGAACACCCCAGCTCCCCCTTCTAGCCACCCATATCCCTTATACATCCTTGCCAAAATCTATACTAGAATCAGGATGTAAGATTATTTACATATGTAGGGAACCAAAGGACACGTTCACTTCATATTGGCACATGTTACAAACATTGAAACATCTCTCTACGGGACCAGATGCAAGGGAACCGGCCCCTTCCCTGGAGGAGGAATTAGAGCTGTTCTGCCAGGGCAAGTCTGCATTTGGACCTTACTGGGACCATGTCTTGGGGTTCTGGAGAGCTAGCATTGAAAGGCCCGAGACTATGCTGTTCTTGAAGTATGAAGAGCTGAAGAAAGATGAACTTTTTTACGTGAAGAAATTGGCTGAGTTCATGGGGAAGCCATTTTCCCAGGAGGAAGAGATTGAAGGTGTCCCCGAGAAAATAATAGGAATGTGCAGCTTCAGAAATTTGAGCAATTTGGAGGTGAATAAGAGTGGTTTTTATCAGAAAGGTCGGGTGTataacaattcatttttcaGGAAAGGAGATGTTGGCGATTGGAAGAATCTTTTAACTGAAGATATGAAAGTGATGATAGATTACACCACAGAACAAAAGCTGCAGTTTTCAGGCTTCACATTTGGTTCATCTTCAGAACAGGAAACCGAAGGCAAAAGCATGGTTCAAGGACTCGGCCGAGACCGAGACTGAGACGACTCGTCGTCACTGGAACGAGCTTCCTGATTCGATACTGGAACGATATGATTTTGATATAATGAATCGCCGAAAACTCGATCAAGACGTTTCCGAAACGGATAGAAATGCCCGACTGGCCTCGAGTCATCTTGAGTCGggtcaaaattttattatttttgctaatttttaaatttttttttatttttaaaatattaaatatttcaaaaatttgtatttCGTCGAAATCGCGACTGATATGTCGAGATCGATATGAAATAATCTGAGCCGCCACCGCAACCGCGATTACAACTTTGAACCATGGGCAAAAGTGATGGCATGGAATAttgttcttgatttttatttccTATAATAATACTACTTCTTTATATTTGAATATATAAATAGcatcatcatctttttcattttggaacTCATACTCACTGTCACTAAATCTATCATAGTCACCTGACTCCTTGCCATCTTCATCTTGTTCCTCAATCTCTTGATTTCTCCATCCATTTGACCAGTGACTGTacctagggatggcaacgggtgTGAATGCTCGCGGGGTCTATTGGGACAGGTTTGGGGCAGGGAAGTATActcgtttggaaaaaaaagatatatatataatgatattatcaattatactactaattatacatgtctattaataaaaattattaattatttacactaaatttattaatccatttatattaaatttctAACTAcgcttaatacaataacacttttttctaaaaaaacacaataataatttagtatttgtatttgtatcaaaagtaaaaacttgattattttggttatatttgttttatcatattagattgtattcaaataacttttgtttaattatttttatgagtttcaattgtgaagttacaatgaataataatttggtaatatgttaatattttagtacttgattatttgctcaaatttaattataatgaaattatataataaattttttttaatcccaCGGGGGAAACGGGGCGGGGCAGGGCAAACGGAGGGCGGGTGACTGGGCGGGGGCAGGAGGAATTAATAGGCAATGGGATGGGGGTGGGGGAGGGatcccccgccccattgccacccctaattGTACCAACAATTGTTCAGTCAAGAGGTCGATGACGGAATTTGATACCATTTAAAAGGATCTTGAGATAGTGTCTTGTTTGAAAAAGaagttttttgtcaagtttatctgctacaagttttttaaaaactttaactatcgtaatctcaaaaaaaattttaaaatttttaaactataaatttcaaaatattaaaaaaaacacatttcaaaaatttttttaaaaacttctacaataaaatatagtaaagttttagacaaacatccaaaaaattcacttgccaAATGGGGTTCTAGTCTTGTGAATGGAGAAAACAACCTTGAAGAGTTCAAAAGTGCTTGATTCTGGATTAATCATCAAGACATTCAAAGGtttccacccaaaaaaaaaataaaagggaaaaagtgaGCATCAGACCAAACATCTTGGAACCACGTCAAAGGGACCACAAGGTTGCCCAAAAGTTGCAGGAAAGTTTCCTTCGACAAGAGAGAATGACGTCCTCTATAAATATTAAATACTGGCGGGCGCCGTTTACCCGTTAACTATCGAAGTTTCGTCGCCCGTCGCttgaccattttgttgtggcggcGGCGGTAACGAGCTTCTTTGCTTGCTGAATTCAGTGTTGCCAAGTCCTTTTTAGCGCTCAAGTccttctagtttttttttttttttttggctgatgGAAGGCTTCAATTTGTACGTTTTTCATTTAGCTATGCTTTTTCAGCTTACATTCTTCATTCGCCCGTGAGATCTCCAACCTACCAAAATTACCATCTCCTACCGTTTTGTTGAGATCATTAATAGAGCCTTTAAATTGAATAGCACCTTCAACACTtaacaagaaggaaaaacacGAGAAAACAGCACTATGACAAAACAAGAGCGTCAAACACAATTCTTTGTATTAATCCAAACAACTAAAACCAAATTTGTATCATATAATCGCCTCAATTTGTACATATTAAAGGAATGTTAAATTTGTTTACACAAGTAGATTCTAAAATATGCAACGCAacaattttaaagtttttaCTATCTTTTCCATACATATTGCATGCATTTAGACCCCCAATATAATTCGACATACGACCGTGTAATTTTCACAACACAAAATTTTTCTATCACAATGTCCAAATGTCCATGACTTGCGTATGAGAGATGTTTTTGTCACATTTGAATCTCACATCCACTTATTGATGTTAATTTGAGGAAATACATTTTTAACAACAACAAAGTTTCGAATTTAATCAACATGGTGAGATTTTTGTTTTAATCAACATGTTctaagggtgcgtttgataaaactgaaatttgaaatttgaatccattaagttattcAATCgttactgtcgcgccccatttttaaaaatgaaaaataacgagTGTTATAAAAATgaatcttgattgatttttgaatgaaaatgagaGTTTGAtttatagaaaataaataaagaaaatgggcctaTATGGGACttaaaagtgcgacgattttggcccaaaatatagttgaaaaagggtttttaataaaaaaatagaagtcaacacttggtattgagttaaggtgtaccaaaatcacctaaaatgaattttgaataaaaaaaagtagaaaacccctttttaaacgactccaagttttcgaaaatcagagaaaagtgtttgggagtcacatttgaagaaagggaaggcaaggataaaatctaaggca contains:
- the LOC113723428 gene encoding flavonol sulfotransferase-like; protein product: METNMRYPEIISALPKREGIDPSLDFYEYQGFWFPLVYLEATITLQEHFKANPEDIFLCSFVKTGTTWLKALAFSILTRDRFMQSPNPLLNTVPHECFPHMEVDLGDDPSYRTPQLPLLATHIPYTSLPKSILESGCKIIYICREPKDTFTSYWHMLQTLKHLSTGPDAREPAPSLEEELELFCQGKSAFGPYWDHVLGFWRASIERPETMLFLKYEELKKDELFYVKKLAEFMGKPFSQEEEIEGVPEKIIGMCSFRNLSNLEVNKSGFYQKGRVYNNSFFRKGDVGDWKNLLTEDMKVMIDYTTEQKLQFSGFTFGSSSEQETEGKSMVQGLGRDRD